The DNA sequence CCTTATTAATGTACGAAATTTATAATAAACGCAATCCTATTAAATAGTGTCTTAGGAGGAATACGGTGAAGGTTGAATATAATGATTATGAGTTGGTATACTTAGTTCGTGAACAAAATGAAGCAGCTTTAGATATCCTCATCCAGAAATATTCGCCGCTAATTGGAAAAATCGCCTCTTCTTATTATGGAGTTGGATTCGATTACGAGGACTTTTTTCAAGAAGGACGAATGGCATTTATCAAATCGATTTATACATTTGATGAAACATCCATTGCTAGTTTTTATTCTTATTCGATGACATGTGTACGAAATGCGATTACGACTGCATATCGTAAAGCTAAACGAAGCGCTGGTTTAGATTTGTTAACTGATTATAGTGATCCGGTTTTACCAATAGCTTCTGAGGCACAAGTCTATTATTATTTAGATAGAGACCATAACACCTTGAATGAACGTCTACTTCTCGAATTTGCTTTAAGAGAAAAGGGGATTTTATCTGAATTTGAAAAAACGTGTTTGAAATACTATTTATTAGATAATAATTATATTGAGATAGCAACGATTCTGAGTGTGCCCCCTAAAAAAGTAGATAATGCTTTGAGTCGATGCAAAAGTAAGTTAAAAAATTTAAATAAAATAAACTCATCTTCTGGGCAATGTTGCTAGCTTTATTGACAATGATGGTTGTTTTTGATAGAGTAGATGAAGTTAAGATATAAAAATTGTGAGGTCAAATAATGCGCACAAAAGTAATTTTAGCTTGTGACGAATGTTTAAGTCGCAACTATTCAACGGTTAAAAATAAACAAACACACAGCGAGCGTCTTGTAGTTAAAAAATTCTGCAAGCGTTGTGGAAAACATACAATGCATAAGGAAACAAAATAAGAATAGTATAGGGGGCTACATGATGAGTCAGGTAAAAGGGTTTTTTAAAGGTGTGTCTGCTGAATTAAAGAAGATTGCTTGGCCAACAGAAAAAGAGATGAAAACATATACATTACAAGTATTAATCTTCGTAGTTGTATTATCAATCTTCTTCTTTGCTGTTGACTTAGTGATTTCCCAAGTAATGAGTTTACTAGGGTAGGAGGTCATGATAGTGGAAAAACGTTGGTATGTTGTTCAAACGTATGCTGGTTATGAAAATAAAGTAATGACTAACTTATTAAAACGTATTGAAACAATGAATATGCAAGACAAAATCTTCCGAGTATTGATTCCGGAAGAAAAAGAAGTAACAATCAAAGACGGTGTACGTAAAGAAAAGTTAAAGAAAACTTTCCCTGGTTACGTCTTAGTAGAAATGATCGATACAGATGATTCTTGGTACATGGTTCGTAACACACCAGGTGTAACTGGATTCTTAGGATCAAGTGGTAAAGGAACTCGTCCAGTTCCGCTTCCAACAGAAGAAATTATGCCAATTCTTAAGAAGATGGGTGTTACAAGTGTCGAAGTATCATTAGATATCGAAGTTGGACAACAAGTATTGGTTGCAGCTGGTCCATTCTCAGGACAAGTTGGAAAAATCGAATCAATCGACAAAGAACATGGTAAAGTTAGTGTGTTAGTGGATTTATTTGGACGCGAAACACCAGTCGAATTAGATTTCGGACAAATTTGTGAAGTCGAATAAAAAAAAATCTTGCCTAATATAAAAAAAGGTGATAAACTATCGTAGTTGATATGAGATTCATATCAAGTGGGAGGGTGAAACACCCAAATAACCACATCACGGACTTAGAGGAGGTGTGTCGCGTGGCAAAAGCAGTAAAAAGTATTGTTAAATTACAAATTCCTGCAGGAAAAGCAAATCCAGCTCCACCAGTAGGTCCAGCATTAGGACAAGCAGGTGCGAACATTCAAGGATTCTGTCAAGAATTCAATGAACGTACACGTGAACAAATGGGAAGTATTATCCCAGTAGTAATCACAGTTTATGAAGATCGTTCATTTACATTCATTACAAAAACTCCACCAGCATCAGACTTATTAAAGAAAGCTGCTGGAATTCAAAGTGGATCATCTTTACCTCACAAGGAAAAAGTTGCTACTTTAACTAAAGATCAAATTCGTGCTATCGCTGAGCAAAAAATGCCAGACTTAAACGCGAATACAGTAGAAGCTGCAATGCGTATTATTGAAGGTTCTGCAAGACAAATGGGAATCGTTGTAGAAGACTAATCTACCGTTTTAGGTTGTAGATTACAACCTAAATCTGTGGGAGGAGATTCCGTTAACCACAATTTAGGAGGTACTTAGAATGGCTAAAAAAGGTAAAAAATTCATCGAAGCCAAAAAATTAGTTGATTCTACTACTTTATACTCTGTAGAAGAAGCTGTTGAATTAGTTAAGAAAACTAATGTTGCTAAATTTGATGCAACTGTAGATGTAGCTTTCCGTTTAGGAGTTGACCCACGTAAAGCGGATCAACAAATTCGTGGAGCTATGGTATTACCTCACGGAACTGGGAAAGTTCGTTCAGTATTAGTATTCGCTAAAGGTGAAAAAGCTAAAGAAGCTGAAGCGGCTGGAGCAGATTTCGTAGGAGATAGCGATATGATCAACAAAATCCAACAAGGTTGGATGGAGTTCGATGTAGTTGTAGCTACTCCAGATATGATGGCTGAAGTTGGTAAATTAGGACGCGTTTTAGGACCACGTGGTTTAATGCCAAACCCTAAAACTGGTACTGTAACAATGGATGTTACTAAAGCTGTTAATGAAATCAAAGCTGGTAAAGTAGAATACCGCGTTGATAAAGCTGGTAACGTACATGTTCCAATCGGAAAAGTATCTTTCGAAGACCAAAAATTAGTTGAAAACTTCAAAGCTATCTTCGATACTATTTTAAAAGCTAAACCATCTGCAGCTAAAGGAACTTACGTGAAAAACATCGCTGTTTCTTCAACTATGGGACCTGGTATCAAAGTTGCATCTGAATCATTAGAAAAATAATTTTTCTTATTGATAATTGAATAGAATTACCGTAGACAGTAGGGGCCTTTGGCTTAATGATCCTACCGAGGTTTTGGATATATATATTATTTATTTTCATGCCTTAGTTACACCCTTCTGTCCACATTTTAGTGGGTAAAAGGGTTTTTCTACGGACTTAGACGAACATAGGAGGTGTGAATAATGAGCGCTACTGCAATCGAAATGAAATCTCAATTAGTTGCTGAGTATGCAGCGCAATTCAAAGAATCAGCTTCTTTAGTAGTTGTTGATTACCGCGGATTAACTGTTGCTGAAGTAACTGAATTACGTCAACAATTACGTGCTGAAGGTGTTGAATTTAAAGTATTAAAAAACAATATCTCTCGTCGTGCTGTGACTGAAGCTGGATTCGAAGGTTTAGGTGAAGCATTCGTTGGTCCAACTGCTGTTGCATTCTCTAAAGAAGACGTTGTTGCACCTGCACGCGTATTATACAACTTCGCTAAAGAACACCAAGCTTTAGAATTAAAAGCTGGTTTAATCGAAGGATCTGTTGCTTCATTAGAGCAAGTTATGGAATTAGCTAAATTACCAAACCGCGAAGGTTTATTATCTATGTTACTTTCTGTATTACAAGCTCCAATGCGCAATATGGCATGTGTTGTTAAAGCTGTTTCTGAACAAAAAGAAGCTGGTGTTGAAGCACCTGTAGCTGAGGCTGCTGCTGAAACAACTGAAGTGGCTGAAGAAGCTGCTGCTGAATAATTTTTGAAATTTAAACAATTAACCTAAAAGGGAAAAATCCCTAATTTGAAGGAGGAAAATAAAATGGCAAAATTAACTGCTGCTGAAATGATCGAAGCGATCAAAGAAATGTCAGTTTTAGAATTAAACGAATTAGTTAAAGCTATCGAAGAAGAATTTGGTGTAACTGCTGCTGCTCCTGTAGCTGTTGTTGGTGGAGCTGAAGCTGCTGCTGGACCATCTGAAGTAGATGTAATCTTAACAAACGCTGGAGCTAAAAAAATCGGTGTTATCAAAGTAGTTCGTGAAATCACTGGATTAGGATTAAAAGAAGCTAAAGAATTAGTAGACGGAACTCCTGCTCCAATCAAAGAAAAAGTTTCTCCAGAAGAAGCTGAAGAATTAAAAGCTAAATTAGAAGAAGCTGGAGCTACTGTTGAAGTTAAATAATTAACTTTAATATAAGTTTCGCTGAAATATAAATAAAAACCTGAGTGTGTTTATCGCCTCAGGTTTTTATTTCATAAACATATAATGTAATAATTTACTTTAACATGGCAATAATAGAGCATGTAAAAATGTTCATATTCTCTAATTTTTAGGTAAAATCAAAAGGGGTTGTGATCATGCATTATTATACTAACAATGTTAATGCTCGTTCGGACGAAAAGGACTTTGCTTACACACTTAGAGGGCATAAACTCAAATTCACAACAGATATTGGGGTCTTTTCGAAGAGAGATGTTGACTTTGGTTCTAGACTTTTAGTAGAAAGCTTTACTGTTCCAGAAGTAGATGGGAATATTTTAGATGTTGGCTGTGGTTACGGACCTATCGGTTTGAGTTTAGCTAAAAGTTATGTAAATCGAAATATTCATATGGTAGATGTTAATCAACGAGCGTTAGAACTATCAAAAAAGAATGCACAGGATAATGGAATTTCAAATGCAACAATGTATGAAAGCTTTTGCTATGATGGTGTAGAAGGTGAATTCGCGGCTATTTTATCGAATCCTCCAATCCGTGCAGGGAAAAAAGTTGTTCACGCTATTATTGAAGAAGCTAAAGAATATTTGGTTGAGAATGGTGAACTTTGGATAGTAATACAGAAAAAACAAGGCGCTCCATCTGCTAAAGCGAAAATGGAAGAAGTCTATGGGAATTGTGAAGTTGTCGACAAAGATAAAGGATATTTTATATTAAAGTCTATCAGACGTTGACACTATTGAAAAAATTTGATATTATTATAAAATGCCTAATACTGCTTGTATTTTACATGTGCTAAGTCAAATACATTAGGTGTTGAATAAAAAAAACAACAAAAGTTTACATAAACAAACAAAGAGGTGAAACGCGTGGCAGGGAAAATTGTTCAATATGGTAAAAAGAGACAACGTCGTAATTACTCAAGAATTGATGTTGCACTCGAACTCCCTAACTTAATTGAAATTCAAACTGCTTCTTATCAGTGGTTCCTTGATGAAGGTATTCGTGAAATGTTCAAAGACATTTCTCCAATTGAAGACAATAACGGTAATTTAGCGCTTGAATTCGTTGGATATAGCTTAGGAGAACCAAAATATTCTGTTTTAGAAGCTAAAGAACGCGATGCTAACTATGCTGCCCCTTTACGTGTTAAGGTTCGTTTACACATTAAAGACGAAGAAACACACGCAATTAAGGAAGTGAAGGAAAGCGAAGTATACATGGGGGACTTCCCTTTAATGACCCCAACAGGAACATTTGTTATCAATGGTTCTGAACGTGTAATCGTATCACAATTAGTCCGTTCATCAGGTGTTTACTACAATAAAGAGACTGATAAAAAGAGCGGTAAAGAAAAATATGCTGCACAAGTAATTCCTAACCGTGGTGCATGGTTAGAGTATGAACTTGATGCAAAAGACATTGTTTATGTTCGTGTCGATAGAACGCGTAAAATTCCAATTACAGTTTTATTACGTGCATTAGGACTTTCAACAAAAGAACAAATCATCGAAATGTTTGGTGAAAATCAGTATATCTTAAATACGTTAGAAAAAGACCAAACTGTTAACTCTGATGAAGCATTAATGGAAATCTTCCAAAAACTTCGTCAAGGTGAGCATGCTACGATCGATGGTGCTCGAACTTTATTCGTTTCTCGTTTCTTTGATCCTAAACGATACGACTTAGCTCATGTTGGACGTTATAAATTCAACAAAAAATTAAGTGCACAAGAACGTTTATTAAATCAAAAATTAGCTAGTGATATCTTTGATTCAGAGACAGGTGAAGTACTAGTAGAAGAAGGTACAGTAATTACTCGTCGTATCTTTGAAGAAGTATTAGCTGATAAAATTGATCGTTTAAATATTAAAAAAGTCGAATTAGTGAATCCTTTAGAAGAAACACAAACTTATGTTCAAGAATTCGAAGTTTATTCACAACGAGTAAATGAAGGGGATCAAGTTGTAAAAATTATCGGAAATGTAGAAGATGAGTGTAAACACATTACTACTTCAGATATCTTTGCATCTGTAAGTTACTTCTTCAACTTATTAGATTCAGTAGGTTACTTAGATGATATCGATCACTTAGGAAACCGTCGTTTACGTCTAGTAGGTGAATTATTACAAAACCAATTCCGTATCGGGTTATCTCGTATGGAGCGTGTTGTTAAAGAAAGAATGTCAATTCAAGAAAGTGAAGGAATCACACCATCAAGCTTAATTAACATTCGTCCTGTAACAGCTGCAATTAAAGAGTTCTTCGGTAGCTCACAGTTATCACAGTTCATGGATCAAACTAACCCATTATCAGAGTTAACGCACAAACGTCGTTTATCTGCTTTAGGGCCAGGTGGTTTAACACGTGAACGTGCTGGAATGGAAGTACGTGACGTTCACTACTCTCATTACGGTCGTATGTGTCCTATCGAAACGCCTGAGGGACCAAACATCGGGTTAATCAACTCTTTATCATCTTATGCAAAAGTTAACGAATTTGGATTCATTGAGACTCCATATCGTAAAGTTATCCCAGTTATTGATGAAGCAACTGGAGAAACAAAAATGCAAGTAACTGGGGAAATCCGTTATTTAACTGCTGACGAAGAAGATCGTTATGTAGTAGCACAAGCTGGATTAGATTTAGATGCAAATGATTGCTTACCTGAAAAAGTAATTGTTCGTCATCGTGGTGAAAACTTAATCGTTCCTGCTGAACGTGTTGACTTCGTGGACGTATCACCAAAACAGATTGTATCTGTTGCCACAGCATGTATCCCGTTCTTAGAGCACGATGATGCCAACCGTGCATTAATGGGAGCCAACATGCAACGTCAGGCCATTCCTTTATTAATTCCTGAAGCCCCATTCGTTGGTACAGGTATGGAATATGTAGCGGCAAAAGACTCAGGGCAAGCAGTAGTTGCTCACAACAGCGGAACAGTAGAATACGTTGATTCAAAACAAATCCGTGTTCGTCGTGATGCTGATGGAGGATTAGATCGTTATCCATTAATTAAGTTTGTTCGTTCAAACTCAAGTACTGTATTAAACCAACGTCCAATCGTTCGCCTAGGTGATCATATTAATGCTGGTGAAGTATTAGCAGATAGTTCATCAATGGAAAGCGGAGAATTAGCTTTAGGACGTAACGTCGTTGTAGCATTCATGACATGGAACGGATATAACTATGAGGATGCCATCATCATGAGTGAACGCTTAGTAAAAGATGATGTGTATACATCAATTCACATTGAAGAATATGAATTAGAAGCTCGTGACACTAAGTTAGGCCCAGAAGAAATTACACGTGATATCCCAGGTGTTGGGGAAGACGCTCTTAAAAACTTAGATGAGCGTGGAATTATCCGTATCGGTGCTGAAGTTAAAGAAGATGACATCTTAGTAGGTAAAGTAACTGCTAAAGGTCAGACTGAATTAACTGCAGAAGAACGTTTATTACATGCTATCTTCGGTGAGAAAGCACGTGAAGTTCGTGATACATCATTACGTGTACCACACGGTGGAGACGGAATTGTGCATGACGTTAAATACTTCTCTCGTCGTAACGGTGATGACTTATCACCAGGTGTAAACGAAGTAATTCGTATTTACATTGTTCAAAAACGTAAAATCTCTGAGGGAGATAAAATGGCCGGACGCCATGGTAATAAAGGGGTTATCTCTAAAATCTTACCTCAAGAAGATATGCCATATATGCCAGATGGAACACCAGTGGATATCATGTTAAACCCATTAGGGGTACC is a window from the Turicibacter bilis genome containing:
- a CDS encoding sigma-70 family RNA polymerase sigma factor, whose protein sequence is MKVEYNDYELVYLVREQNEAALDILIQKYSPLIGKIASSYYGVGFDYEDFFQEGRMAFIKSIYTFDETSIASFYSYSMTCVRNAITTAYRKAKRSAGLDLLTDYSDPVLPIASEAQVYYYLDRDHNTLNERLLLEFALREKGILSEFEKTCLKYYLLDNNYIEIATILSVPPKKVDNALSRCKSKLKNLNKINSSSGQCC
- the rpmG gene encoding 50S ribosomal protein L33, producing MRTKVILACDECLSRNYSTVKNKQTHSERLVVKKFCKRCGKHTMHKETK
- the secE gene encoding preprotein translocase subunit SecE, giving the protein MSQVKGFFKGVSAELKKIAWPTEKEMKTYTLQVLIFVVVLSIFFFAVDLVISQVMSLLG
- the nusG gene encoding transcription termination/antitermination protein NusG; protein product: MEKRWYVVQTYAGYENKVMTNLLKRIETMNMQDKIFRVLIPEEKEVTIKDGVRKEKLKKTFPGYVLVEMIDTDDSWYMVRNTPGVTGFLGSSGKGTRPVPLPTEEIMPILKKMGVTSVEVSLDIEVGQQVLVAAGPFSGQVGKIESIDKEHGKVSVLVDLFGRETPVELDFGQICEVE
- the rplK gene encoding 50S ribosomal protein L11; this encodes MAKAVKSIVKLQIPAGKANPAPPVGPALGQAGANIQGFCQEFNERTREQMGSIIPVVITVYEDRSFTFITKTPPASDLLKKAAGIQSGSSLPHKEKVATLTKDQIRAIAEQKMPDLNANTVEAAMRIIEGSARQMGIVVED
- the rplA gene encoding 50S ribosomal protein L1, encoding MAKKGKKFIEAKKLVDSTTLYSVEEAVELVKKTNVAKFDATVDVAFRLGVDPRKADQQIRGAMVLPHGTGKVRSVLVFAKGEKAKEAEAAGADFVGDSDMINKIQQGWMEFDVVVATPDMMAEVGKLGRVLGPRGLMPNPKTGTVTMDVTKAVNEIKAGKVEYRVDKAGNVHVPIGKVSFEDQKLVENFKAIFDTILKAKPSAAKGTYVKNIAVSSTMGPGIKVASESLEK
- the rplJ gene encoding 50S ribosomal protein L10 — protein: MSATAIEMKSQLVAEYAAQFKESASLVVVDYRGLTVAEVTELRQQLRAEGVEFKVLKNNISRRAVTEAGFEGLGEAFVGPTAVAFSKEDVVAPARVLYNFAKEHQALELKAGLIEGSVASLEQVMELAKLPNREGLLSMLLSVLQAPMRNMACVVKAVSEQKEAGVEAPVAEAAAETTEVAEEAAAE
- the rplL gene encoding 50S ribosomal protein L7/L12, with the protein product MAKLTAAEMIEAIKEMSVLELNELVKAIEEEFGVTAAAPVAVVGGAEAAAGPSEVDVILTNAGAKKIGVIKVVREITGLGLKEAKELVDGTPAPIKEKVSPEEAEELKAKLEEAGATVEVK
- a CDS encoding class I SAM-dependent methyltransferase — its product is MHYYTNNVNARSDEKDFAYTLRGHKLKFTTDIGVFSKRDVDFGSRLLVESFTVPEVDGNILDVGCGYGPIGLSLAKSYVNRNIHMVDVNQRALELSKKNAQDNGISNATMYESFCYDGVEGEFAAILSNPPIRAGKKVVHAIIEEAKEYLVENGELWIVIQKKQGAPSAKAKMEEVYGNCEVVDKDKGYFILKSIRR
- the rpoB gene encoding DNA-directed RNA polymerase subunit beta, encoding MAGKIVQYGKKRQRRNYSRIDVALELPNLIEIQTASYQWFLDEGIREMFKDISPIEDNNGNLALEFVGYSLGEPKYSVLEAKERDANYAAPLRVKVRLHIKDEETHAIKEVKESEVYMGDFPLMTPTGTFVINGSERVIVSQLVRSSGVYYNKETDKKSGKEKYAAQVIPNRGAWLEYELDAKDIVYVRVDRTRKIPITVLLRALGLSTKEQIIEMFGENQYILNTLEKDQTVNSDEALMEIFQKLRQGEHATIDGARTLFVSRFFDPKRYDLAHVGRYKFNKKLSAQERLLNQKLASDIFDSETGEVLVEEGTVITRRIFEEVLADKIDRLNIKKVELVNPLEETQTYVQEFEVYSQRVNEGDQVVKIIGNVEDECKHITTSDIFASVSYFFNLLDSVGYLDDIDHLGNRRLRLVGELLQNQFRIGLSRMERVVKERMSIQESEGITPSSLINIRPVTAAIKEFFGSSQLSQFMDQTNPLSELTHKRRLSALGPGGLTRERAGMEVRDVHYSHYGRMCPIETPEGPNIGLINSLSSYAKVNEFGFIETPYRKVIPVIDEATGETKMQVTGEIRYLTADEEDRYVVAQAGLDLDANDCLPEKVIVRHRGENLIVPAERVDFVDVSPKQIVSVATACIPFLEHDDANRALMGANMQRQAIPLLIPEAPFVGTGMEYVAAKDSGQAVVAHNSGTVEYVDSKQIRVRRDADGGLDRYPLIKFVRSNSSTVLNQRPIVRLGDHINAGEVLADSSSMESGELALGRNVVVAFMTWNGYNYEDAIIMSERLVKDDVYTSIHIEEYELEARDTKLGPEEITRDIPGVGEDALKNLDERGIIRIGAEVKEDDILVGKVTAKGQTELTAEERLLHAIFGEKAREVRDTSLRVPHGGDGIVHDVKYFSRRNGDDLSPGVNEVIRIYIVQKRKISEGDKMAGRHGNKGVISKILPQEDMPYMPDGTPVDIMLNPLGVPSRMNIGQILEIHLGMAAKKLGIHVATPVFDGVKTEDLEAIIAEAGMDPDAKTVLYDGRTGEKFDNRISVGVMYMIKLAHMVDDKLHARSIGPYSLVTQQPLGGKAQFGGQRFGEMEVWALEAYGAAYTLQEILTVKSDDITGRVKTYEAIVRGENVPEPGIPESFRVLVKELQSLGMDVKILSDDKDEIEIRDLENVKTHQIVVPETVE